A genomic region of Gemmata massiliana contains the following coding sequences:
- a CDS encoding GH36-type glycosyl hydrolase domain-containing protein yields MESSSSLVAKHPQPDTSSDVPLRSELFGTDHLADLAGSLAETTRLTAKPASHSLLGRLRENEVILNRARDTAASAARTEPLMPDAEWLLDNFFVIEDVLREVRTDLPRGYSNELPVAGSGPAPGHARVYGIAVALISHTDSHLDDAQILRFVRTYQEVTPLTTGELWAIPTMLRLALLENLRRLAGQMLVTRSERERAVAWVHRAATSDVPPLPENPSDAFLVGWHQAVRDLGETPPVVWDVAGDLTDVLRREHRRQAANQVSVGNCVTSLRLLNAIDWNEFFERASLVEEVLRTEPTGVYSRQERGTRDQYRQAVEQLAKAAKRDEVEVARLAVARAAAGGTPREQHVGYYLVAEGRRSFARDLRCRFPFRDRWRALLTNHPHFTYFGGLVFGTGALVALVVGLAASAGAPVWFLVLLGLIALLPASEMAVAVVNALICRILPPRVLPKLDFASGVPGDYRTIVVIPGMLTRPESAAALCERLELHYLANPDPQFRFALLTDWADTTTEAIPEDEALVKATTDCIRRLNERHAPAGQGLFFLFHRKRLFNPSEGAWMGWERKRGKLDEFNRLLRGATGTSYTVRTGDAAALEVRFVLTLDADTVLPRDAARRLVATLAHPLNRPVLSSDGRRVVTGYGILQPRVSFLYKTGLRSRFARIFAGSAGIDPYSSASSDVYQDLFGWGTFTGKGLYDLDAFHATAGGAFPENSVLSHDLIESNFARCGLVTDVEVFDDFPAKYHAYAKREHRWVRGDWQLLPWLGRTVPVPSGRGGGVTRAFAKNVLTALGRWKVFDNLRRSLVPVSLIALLALGWTVLPGPGWVWSATALAVLAVPLVLQLFGQALDLVLSRTPGAVLRGAKRNLPATVGQAALSAVFLPNQAVLALDAIFRTLHRLFVSRRRMLEWETAAAAEARLGTGFQQFARLMWPAVALSAALAALVALVNPGALVSACPWVLVWLLSPVIAWTVSRPLKSRDVPLTEPEHDELRRTARKTWRFFETFVTAEDNWLPPDNYQEDPRGVVAHRTSPTNKGLLLLSTLSAHDLGYIALPGLVTRIGRTFDTFDRLERFCGHFLNWYETTTLRPLPPSYVSTVDSGNLLGCLLALKNGLVAKIDEPVPSPAVARGLLDTVSMAAESLPPGATDALRAHLTVVPGDLTGWSDWLGRAGKLVQTLPTPAGGDAWVRALNEQVRGAREELETVCPWVPALRAVQPAERSAPFLTELNTPASVRQWAQRTSGLRTELSSRSELGPLATAVDGSRAEELVAQLSNLASRADRFAGAMDFRFLYNESRHLFSIGYNVPLERLDSAHYDLLASEAALTSFLAVARGVVPRKHWFQLGRLVTPVGGRPGLISWGGTMFEYLMPRLLLAPAPGTMLDVAYQATVTRQIEYGGQTRTPWGVSESGFSVVSAEGDYQYQSFGVPGLGLKRGLGKDLVVAPYATLLATMIDTRSAVVNFSALRAVGGEGEFGFYEAIDFTPDRLNKGERCWVVKSYMAHHQGMGLCAIANRLLNDIHCRRLHTEPAVKAVELLLQERVPLDAPDVRPSDVDAEGATPTGATAEVSRRLTTADTPAPRSHLLSNGNYTIMLTNAGGGYSACRGLAVTRWRPDPTRDTHGTFIYVRVPATGKQWSVGQQPLGTLADHYEVIFSADKAEIRRRDGTVETQIEITVAPDQDAEVRRVTLVNHDTRPVTLDVTSFAEVVLNDPRADLAHPAFGKLFLETEWLPQYDALLCRRRPRAANQQPVFAVHLVSSDGSAGRVTEHETDRAKFLGRRRTAADPEALGHRLSGTVGPVLDPVFALRKAVQIAPGVSAALTFVTAVAATREAALALADHYHSPAAADRAFDLAWAHSRVELRHLGIAAAESHVFQRLAGHILFPPPALRALAPLRENRLGQPGLWRSGISGDLPIVAVCVSDGDGIPLARQALKAHAFWRGRGFAVDLVLLADRPASYREELYQDLSALARASDSRDVIDKPGGVFVRKVQPGSEDRTLVLAVARVVLYGDRGTLADQIDVVARGNRLPPDLVATRPGEPDVPDRPKVEQLAFFNGTGGFTPDGREYVISGTPPAPWANVMANPQVGCLATDSGAGYTWAGNSQANRLTPWSNDPVSDPPAEVVYLRDEETGHFWTPTPRPAGGPTETRHGPGYTTFVADRNGLSTELTVFVPVTDPVKLLRLRVTNPGSRSRRLSAAFFAEWVLGTTRTQTAPLIITEIDPTSGALFARCTFNDDFGTAVAFADVSLRPRTVSGDRTEFLGRNRSPANPAALRRVGLSDITGAALDPCAALMGRFDVAPGGTADVVFVLGQAPDAGTAAQLVTRYREPQTANDALREAVAAWDRRLAVVRVRTPEPALDVLVNHWLPYQVLACRLWGRSAFYQSGGAYGFRDQLQDVMALLYSEPGEARTHILRAAARQFPEGDVQHWWHPPSGRGVRTRFSDDFLWLVYAVTRYTSATGDAKILDEEIPFLRGPALKPEEQEEYFQPEVSDRTATLYEHCLRSLEHGWKLGPHGLPLMGCGDWNDGMNLVGAGGTGESVWVAWFQILVRTEFAALSESRGVHETAQRLRAEADQLHEALEAHAWDGEWYLRAWFDDGTPLGSRTNDECRIDSLPQTWAVLSGAGDPDRAQRAVGAAVEHLVDRAAGLIKLFEPPFDSGKLHPGYIKGYVPGIRENGGQYTHAAIWLVQALAGLGRGSDALALWKMLAPLAHSETPDGVARYKVEPYVVAADVYGVSPHVGRGGWTWYTGSAAWLYRAALETLLGFTKRGDRLTFDPRVPASWSEFEVEYRHGSTLYRCRIENPRGLERGDTEVWLDGTQVPDRAVPLRDDEIEHSVRIVLSDRKLASDTV; encoded by the coding sequence ATGGAGTCCTCATCTTCCCTCGTCGCCAAGCACCCGCAACCTGATACCTCTTCGGACGTTCCGCTCCGTTCTGAACTCTTCGGTACCGACCACCTTGCCGACCTCGCAGGCTCTCTCGCTGAAACCACACGATTAACCGCGAAGCCGGCTTCTCACTCGCTGCTCGGGCGCCTCCGCGAAAATGAAGTCATTTTGAATCGCGCCCGCGACACCGCCGCGAGTGCTGCCCGAACCGAACCGCTCATGCCCGACGCGGAGTGGTTGCTCGATAACTTTTTCGTGATCGAGGACGTGCTCCGCGAGGTGCGCACGGACCTGCCCCGCGGGTACAGCAACGAATTGCCGGTTGCTGGGTCCGGACCGGCGCCCGGTCACGCGCGCGTCTACGGAATCGCCGTCGCGTTGATCTCGCACACGGATAGCCACCTCGACGACGCCCAAATTCTGCGCTTTGTTCGCACGTATCAGGAGGTCACCCCGCTCACGACCGGCGAGTTGTGGGCCATACCCACGATGCTCCGATTGGCCCTGTTGGAGAACCTTCGGCGCCTCGCCGGACAGATGCTCGTCACGCGGTCCGAGCGCGAGCGAGCCGTTGCCTGGGTGCACCGGGCCGCCACGAGTGACGTTCCGCCGCTCCCGGAAAATCCGTCCGATGCCTTTCTCGTCGGCTGGCACCAGGCCGTGCGCGACCTGGGTGAGACGCCGCCCGTCGTGTGGGACGTTGCGGGAGATCTCACCGATGTTCTGCGGCGCGAGCACCGGCGCCAGGCCGCGAATCAGGTGTCGGTCGGGAACTGCGTCACCAGCCTGCGCTTACTTAACGCCATTGATTGGAACGAGTTCTTCGAGCGCGCGAGCCTGGTCGAAGAAGTGTTGCGCACCGAACCGACCGGTGTGTACTCGCGCCAGGAGCGCGGGACGCGCGACCAGTACCGGCAGGCGGTTGAGCAACTGGCGAAGGCCGCCAAGCGCGACGAGGTCGAAGTCGCGCGGCTTGCCGTGGCGCGGGCCGCAGCCGGCGGGACTCCGCGCGAGCAACACGTCGGATATTATCTCGTGGCCGAGGGCCGGAGGTCGTTCGCGCGCGACCTGCGGTGCCGATTCCCGTTTCGCGACCGCTGGCGTGCGCTTCTCACAAACCACCCACACTTCACGTACTTTGGTGGCCTTGTATTTGGTACCGGCGCGCTCGTTGCTCTTGTTGTGGGACTGGCAGCGTCCGCCGGTGCTCCCGTTTGGTTCCTGGTACTACTGGGCCTGATAGCTCTGTTGCCCGCGAGCGAAATGGCAGTCGCCGTGGTGAACGCGCTGATCTGTCGCATATTGCCGCCGCGCGTCCTTCCCAAACTCGATTTCGCCTCCGGTGTGCCGGGCGATTACCGCACGATCGTCGTGATCCCCGGGATGCTCACCAGGCCCGAGAGTGCAGCAGCTTTGTGTGAGCGCCTGGAGCTGCACTACCTCGCTAATCCGGACCCGCAGTTCCGGTTCGCGCTGCTCACCGATTGGGCTGATACCACAACAGAAGCTATCCCTGAAGACGAGGCGCTGGTTAAGGCCACGACAGACTGTATCCGCCGGCTAAACGAGCGCCACGCTCCTGCGGGGCAAGGGCTGTTCTTTCTCTTCCACCGAAAGCGCCTTTTCAACCCGTCCGAAGGCGCGTGGATGGGGTGGGAGCGGAAGCGCGGGAAGCTCGACGAATTCAACCGCTTGCTCCGCGGCGCGACCGGCACCAGTTACACGGTCCGGACCGGGGACGCGGCCGCGCTCGAGGTCCGGTTCGTGTTGACGCTCGACGCCGACACGGTGCTCCCGCGCGACGCGGCCCGGCGCCTCGTGGCGACGCTGGCCCACCCCCTCAATCGCCCGGTCCTGTCGAGCGACGGGCGTCGGGTCGTGACGGGGTACGGGATTCTTCAACCGCGCGTCAGTTTCCTCTACAAGACCGGACTGCGGTCCCGGTTCGCCCGCATTTTCGCCGGGTCCGCGGGTATCGATCCGTATTCGAGCGCGTCGTCCGACGTGTACCAGGACCTGTTCGGGTGGGGCACGTTCACCGGGAAGGGATTGTACGATCTCGATGCGTTTCACGCCACGGCGGGGGGCGCGTTCCCGGAAAACAGTGTGCTCAGCCACGACCTGATCGAATCCAATTTCGCGCGCTGTGGGTTGGTGACGGACGTTGAGGTCTTCGACGATTTCCCCGCGAAATACCACGCCTACGCGAAGCGCGAACACCGGTGGGTGCGCGGGGACTGGCAATTACTCCCGTGGCTCGGGCGAACGGTCCCGGTGCCGTCGGGTAGGGGAGGTGGAGTAACCCGAGCGTTCGCGAAGAACGTACTCACGGCACTCGGTCGGTGGAAGGTGTTCGACAACCTGCGCCGGAGCCTCGTTCCCGTAAGCCTGATCGCGTTGCTCGCGCTCGGGTGGACCGTGTTGCCCGGTCCGGGATGGGTATGGTCCGCTACCGCACTCGCGGTGCTGGCCGTACCACTGGTATTGCAGTTGTTCGGTCAGGCGCTGGACCTGGTGCTGAGCCGAACCCCCGGTGCGGTTCTGCGCGGTGCCAAGCGGAACCTCCCAGCGACCGTGGGGCAGGCCGCCCTCTCTGCCGTGTTTCTACCGAACCAGGCGGTGCTCGCGCTCGATGCGATCTTCCGGACGCTGCACCGACTGTTCGTGTCGCGGCGCCGGATGCTCGAGTGGGAAACGGCGGCGGCGGCCGAGGCCCGGCTCGGCACCGGGTTCCAGCAATTCGCCCGGCTCATGTGGCCCGCGGTCGCTCTCAGTGCCGCGCTGGCCGCACTCGTCGCGCTGGTAAATCCGGGCGCGCTGGTTTCGGCCTGCCCTTGGGTTCTGGTGTGGCTCCTGTCTCCGGTGATCGCGTGGACCGTTAGTCGCCCCCTCAAGAGCCGTGACGTTCCGCTCACGGAACCCGAGCACGACGAACTGCGACGAACGGCCCGCAAGACGTGGCGGTTCTTCGAGACGTTCGTTACGGCCGAGGACAACTGGCTCCCGCCGGACAACTACCAGGAGGACCCGCGGGGCGTCGTCGCGCACCGTACTTCGCCGACGAACAAGGGTTTGCTCCTGCTCTCGACGCTCTCCGCGCACGACCTCGGGTACATTGCGCTCCCCGGTCTCGTAACCCGAATCGGGCGCACGTTCGACACGTTCGATCGGCTGGAGCGGTTCTGCGGGCACTTCCTGAACTGGTACGAAACGACCACACTTCGCCCGCTCCCGCCATCGTATGTATCGACGGTGGATAGCGGGAACCTGCTCGGGTGCTTGTTGGCCCTAAAGAACGGCCTCGTAGCAAAGATCGATGAGCCGGTGCCTTCACCGGCTGTTGCTCGTGGTTTGCTCGACACCGTGAGTATGGCCGCGGAATCGCTTCCACCCGGAGCGACAGACGCGCTCCGCGCTCACCTCACGGTGGTTCCCGGTGATCTCACCGGTTGGTCCGATTGGTTAGGTCGAGCCGGGAAGCTGGTGCAGACGTTACCGACACCCGCGGGCGGTGACGCCTGGGTTCGCGCGCTCAACGAACAGGTGCGTGGTGCTCGCGAAGAGCTGGAGACGGTGTGCCCGTGGGTGCCCGCGTTGCGCGCGGTTCAACCGGCCGAGCGGAGCGCTCCTTTTCTCACCGAGTTAAACACACCGGCGAGCGTGCGCCAGTGGGCACAGCGAACGAGCGGTCTGCGGACCGAGCTTTCGAGTCGCTCCGAGCTGGGACCGCTCGCCACCGCGGTCGATGGCTCGCGCGCGGAGGAACTGGTCGCACAATTGAGTAACCTGGCTTCTCGGGCCGATCGGTTCGCCGGCGCAATGGATTTTCGGTTCCTCTACAACGAGTCCCGGCACCTGTTCAGCATCGGGTACAACGTTCCGCTCGAGCGCCTCGATTCGGCCCACTACGACTTGCTCGCCTCCGAAGCGGCGCTCACGAGCTTCCTAGCGGTCGCGCGCGGAGTTGTTCCGCGGAAGCACTGGTTCCAACTCGGGCGGCTCGTGACCCCCGTGGGCGGGCGCCCCGGCCTCATTTCGTGGGGCGGAACCATGTTCGAGTACCTGATGCCCCGGCTCCTACTCGCGCCGGCACCGGGAACGATGCTCGATGTGGCCTATCAAGCGACCGTCACGCGGCAAATTGAGTACGGCGGGCAAACGCGGACGCCGTGGGGCGTCTCGGAGTCCGGCTTCTCCGTGGTCAGCGCCGAAGGGGACTACCAGTACCAGTCGTTCGGCGTTCCCGGTTTGGGGCTGAAGCGCGGCCTGGGCAAAGACCTCGTCGTCGCGCCCTACGCGACGCTCCTGGCAACGATGATCGATACGCGGTCCGCGGTCGTTAACTTTTCTGCGCTGCGCGCCGTCGGGGGAGAGGGCGAATTCGGGTTCTATGAAGCGATCGATTTCACCCCGGACCGCTTGAACAAGGGCGAGCGGTGTTGGGTAGTGAAATCGTACATGGCGCACCACCAGGGTATGGGGTTGTGTGCGATTGCGAACCGTCTTCTGAACGATATTCACTGTCGCCGGCTGCACACCGAACCGGCGGTCAAAGCCGTTGAATTGCTGCTCCAAGAGCGGGTACCACTCGACGCGCCGGACGTGCGCCCGTCCGATGTGGACGCGGAAGGCGCGACCCCGACCGGGGCAACAGCGGAAGTAAGTCGGCGCCTCACCACGGCCGACACGCCGGCCCCGCGCAGCCACCTGCTTTCCAACGGCAACTACACGATCATGTTGACAAATGCCGGGGGCGGGTACAGTGCGTGTCGTGGACTGGCGGTCACGCGCTGGCGGCCGGACCCGACGCGCGACACGCACGGCACCTTCATTTATGTCCGCGTGCCCGCGACCGGGAAACAGTGGTCCGTGGGCCAGCAACCGCTCGGCACGTTGGCCGACCACTACGAAGTCATCTTCTCTGCGGACAAGGCCGAGATCCGTCGGCGCGACGGCACGGTCGAGACCCAGATCGAAATCACCGTTGCGCCGGACCAAGACGCCGAGGTGCGCCGGGTGACGCTGGTCAACCACGACACGCGGCCCGTTACGCTTGACGTCACGAGTTTCGCGGAGGTCGTGCTGAACGACCCGCGCGCCGACCTCGCGCACCCGGCATTCGGCAAACTGTTTCTCGAAACCGAATGGCTCCCGCAGTACGACGCGCTGCTCTGCCGCCGGCGCCCGCGGGCGGCGAACCAACAACCGGTGTTCGCGGTTCACCTGGTTTCCTCGGACGGGAGCGCCGGGCGCGTGACCGAGCACGAAACCGACCGGGCGAAGTTTCTCGGCCGGCGCCGGACCGCAGCCGACCCGGAAGCGCTCGGGCACCGGTTGTCCGGCACCGTCGGTCCGGTACTCGATCCGGTGTTCGCGCTGCGAAAAGCGGTGCAAATCGCGCCAGGGGTGAGCGCGGCACTCACGTTCGTTACCGCGGTCGCCGCGACCCGTGAAGCGGCGCTCGCACTGGCCGACCACTACCACTCACCGGCCGCGGCGGATCGCGCCTTCGATCTGGCCTGGGCGCACAGCCGCGTCGAGTTGCGGCACCTCGGGATCGCGGCGGCGGAGTCCCACGTGTTCCAGCGGCTCGCGGGTCACATTTTGTTCCCGCCGCCCGCGCTCCGTGCGCTCGCTCCCCTGCGCGAGAACCGATTGGGGCAGCCCGGGTTGTGGCGGTCCGGCATCTCGGGCGACCTCCCCATTGTAGCGGTGTGCGTATCGGACGGGGACGGGATCCCCCTCGCGCGCCAGGCCCTCAAGGCGCACGCCTTCTGGCGCGGGCGCGGGTTCGCGGTCGATCTCGTGTTACTCGCGGACCGGCCCGCGAGTTACCGCGAAGAACTCTATCAGGACCTGTCCGCGCTTGCGCGGGCCAGCGACAGCCGCGACGTGATCGACAAGCCGGGCGGGGTGTTCGTCCGGAAGGTGCAACCCGGGAGCGAGGATCGCACGCTCGTACTCGCGGTCGCGCGCGTGGTGCTGTACGGTGATCGCGGAACCCTTGCGGACCAGATCGACGTGGTCGCGCGCGGGAACCGGCTCCCGCCCGATCTGGTGGCGACGCGCCCGGGCGAACCCGACGTCCCGGACCGCCCGAAGGTCGAGCAATTGGCGTTCTTCAATGGCACCGGCGGGTTCACTCCGGACGGGCGCGAGTACGTAATCAGCGGGACGCCACCGGCGCCGTGGGCGAACGTCATGGCCAACCCGCAGGTGGGCTGTCTCGCCACCGATTCGGGCGCGGGGTACACGTGGGCCGGTAACAGTCAGGCGAACCGATTAACGCCCTGGAGCAACGACCCGGTGAGCGATCCTCCGGCCGAAGTGGTGTACCTACGGGACGAAGAAACCGGGCACTTCTGGACCCCGACCCCGCGCCCGGCCGGGGGGCCGACAGAAACGCGACACGGTCCCGGTTACACGACCTTCGTCGCCGACCGTAACGGACTCTCAACCGAGCTAACGGTCTTTGTCCCGGTCACCGATCCCGTGAAGTTGTTGCGGCTCCGCGTAACGAACCCCGGCTCCCGCTCCCGGCGCCTATCGGCCGCGTTTTTTGCCGAATGGGTGTTGGGAACGACCCGCACGCAGACGGCCCCGCTCATCATCACCGAGATCGACCCGACCTCGGGGGCTCTCTTCGCGCGCTGCACGTTTAACGACGACTTCGGAACCGCGGTGGCGTTCGCGGACGTGAGTTTGCGCCCACGGACGGTGAGCGGGGATCGCACCGAGTTCCTAGGACGCAATCGGTCTCCCGCGAATCCCGCGGCGCTGCGGCGAGTGGGGTTGAGTGACATAACGGGAGCGGCGCTTGACCCGTGTGCCGCACTCATGGGTCGGTTCGATGTCGCTCCCGGTGGCACGGCGGACGTGGTGTTCGTGCTCGGTCAAGCTCCCGACGCCGGTACCGCGGCACAACTGGTGACCCGGTACCGCGAACCGCAAACTGCGAACGATGCGCTCCGCGAAGCAGTCGCCGCGTGGGACCGGCGGCTCGCGGTCGTTCGCGTGCGAACTCCGGAACCCGCGCTCGATGTGCTCGTGAACCACTGGCTTCCGTACCAGGTGTTGGCGTGTCGGTTGTGGGGGCGCTCGGCGTTCTACCAGTCCGGTGGTGCATACGGGTTCCGCGACCAGTTACAGGACGTCATGGCGCTCCTGTATTCGGAACCGGGCGAAGCGCGCACACACATTTTACGCGCGGCCGCGCGCCAGTTTCCCGAGGGCGACGTTCAGCACTGGTGGCACCCGCCCTCGGGTCGGGGCGTGCGCACGCGGTTCTCGGACGACTTCCTGTGGCTCGTGTACGCGGTCACGCGCTACACCAGCGCGACCGGGGACGCGAAGATCCTGGACGAGGAGATTCCGTTCCTCCGGGGACCGGCACTGAAACCCGAGGAGCAAGAGGAGTACTTTCAGCCCGAAGTATCGGATCGCACCGCCACCCTTTATGAGCACTGCCTGCGCTCCTTGGAGCACGGGTGGAAACTCGGGCCGCACGGGTTACCGCTGATGGGGTGCGGGGACTGGAACGACGGGATGAACCTGGTCGGCGCGGGCGGAACGGGCGAGAGCGTGTGGGTCGCGTGGTTCCAGATCCTCGTCCGCACCGAATTCGCCGCCCTCTCGGAATCGCGCGGGGTGCACGAAACGGCCCAGAGGCTCCGGGCCGAGGCCGATCAACTGCACGAGGCGCTCGAAGCCCATGCCTGGGACGGCGAGTGGTACCTGCGGGCGTGGTTCGACGACGGCACGCCGCTCGGATCGCGCACCAACGACGAGTGCCGGATCGATTCACTCCCGCAAACGTGGGCGGTGCTCTCCGGGGCCGGCGACCCGGACCGCGCGCAACGGGCCGTGGGCGCGGCGGTGGAGCACCTCGTGGATCGCGCGGCGGGACTTATCAAGTTGTTCGAGCCGCCGTTCGATAGCGGGAAGCTCCACCCCGGTTACATCAAGGGGTACGTTCCCGGCATCCGCGAGAACGGTGGGCAGTACACGCACGCCGCGATCTGGCTGGTGCAGGCACTCGCGGGTTTGGGCCGCGGATCGGACGCGCTCGCCTTGTGGAAGATGCTCGCCCCGCTCGCGCACTCCGAAACACCGGACGGCGTCGCGCGCTACAAGGTCGAACCCTACGTCGTCGCGGCGGACGTGTACGGTGTATCGCCCCACGTCGGGCGGGGCGGGTGGACGTGGTACACCGGCTCGGCGGCGTGGCTGTACCGGGCCGCACTGGAGACGCTGCTCGGGTTCACAAAGCGCGGCGACCGGCTCACGTTCGACCCGCGCGTGCCCGCATCCTGGAGCGAGTTCGAGGTCGAGTACCGCCACGGATCAACACTCTATCGCTGCCGGATCGAGAACCCGCGCGGGCTGGAACGCGGTGACACCGAGGTGTGGCTCGACGGCACCCAAGTGCCCGATCGTGCGGTCCCACTGCGCGACGACGAAATTGAACATTCCGTGCGAATTGTTTTGAGTGATCGAAAGCTGGCTTCGGACACGGTTTAG
- a CDS encoding helix-turn-helix domain-containing protein, whose protein sequence is MPLPKNAQNDKARIDARRAKVATLYLAGKSQQAIACEVGVSQMTVSKDLARLRAAWRESALRDFDAMRGEELARLELIERTAWQAWKNSCRDAETSQVETELRNPGGKASNRNPKVRCSIPVRVTRTRSSRKESGDARFLQQVLQCVELRLKMIDALDPVLVPVPLNNPIINWDEMVGKEIPDTDVEPHKDVAPRRRTIG, encoded by the coding sequence ATGCCGCTCCCGAAGAACGCGCAAAACGACAAGGCCCGGATCGACGCGCGCCGGGCGAAGGTGGCCACGCTTTACCTCGCCGGGAAATCCCAACAGGCGATCGCGTGTGAAGTGGGCGTGTCGCAAATGACCGTAAGTAAGGATCTCGCTCGGCTCCGTGCGGCGTGGCGCGAGTCCGCGCTCCGAGACTTCGACGCGATGCGCGGTGAGGAACTCGCACGACTCGAACTGATCGAGCGCACCGCGTGGCAGGCGTGGAAGAACTCGTGCAGGGACGCTGAAACGTCCCAGGTGGAGACCGAGCTGAGGAATCCTGGGGGGAAGGCATCGAACCGCAACCCGAAAGTACGTTGTAGTATCCCGGTGCGGGTAACACGGACACGCTCGAGTCGCAAGGAGAGCGGGGACGCGCGGTTCCTTCAACAGGTTCTTCAGTGCGTTGAGCTGCGACTGAAGATGATAGACGCACTCGATCCGGTTCTGGTCCCGGTTCCGTTGAACAACCCGATTATCAACTGGGACGAAATGGTGGGCAAAGAGATACCGGACACGGATGTCGAACCGCACAAGGATGTCGCGCCTCGTCGACGCACGATCGGGTAA
- a CDS encoding DUF434 domain-containing protein: MPDIRKHRGPGPQDPIYFGPEARADLTAAVSDLSWLFSRGYADASALKLVGDRYKLVERQRIAVLRSACSDAALANRRSREIGTAVLRGRALRIDGFNLILTLESALGGGAILSCRDGSYRDLASVHGTYRNVDETRPALELAARYLAEWGAGPCTWLLDSPVSNSGRLAGLIREVNPDWIAEVVPNPDAVLVQPGDLVASADSMILDNCGEWVSLARALVGAGVPDAFVTDLQ, encoded by the coding sequence ATGCCCGACATCCGTAAGCACCGCGGCCCCGGTCCGCAAGATCCGATCTATTTCGGCCCGGAGGCCCGTGCGGATCTGACCGCCGCGGTGAGCGACCTGTCCTGGCTGTTCTCCCGCGGGTACGCCGACGCTTCGGCTCTGAAGTTGGTCGGGGACCGGTACAAACTGGTAGAGCGTCAGCGGATCGCGGTACTACGCTCGGCGTGTTCCGACGCGGCACTCGCCAACCGCCGCTCACGTGAGATCGGGACCGCGGTGCTCCGGGGTCGGGCGCTTCGGATCGACGGGTTCAACCTGATCCTGACGCTGGAGTCCGCTCTCGGGGGCGGGGCCATCCTGTCCTGCCGGGACGGGAGCTACCGCGATCTCGCGAGCGTCCACGGCACGTACCGGAACGTCGACGAGACGCGCCCGGCGCTGGAACTGGCGGCCCGGTACCTCGCGGAGTGGGGCGCGGGACCGTGTACGTGGTTACTGGATTCGCCCGTGTCGAACAGCGGTCGGCTCGCCGGACTGATCCGGGAGGTGAACCCGGACTGGATCGCCGAAGTGGTCCCGAACCCGGACGCCGTCCTGGTACAACCCGGTGATCTCGTGGCGTCCGCCGACTCGATGATCCTCGACAACTGCGGTGAGTGGGTGAGCCTCGCCCGCGCGCTCGTCGGGGCCGGCGTGCCGGATGCCTTCGTTACCGATCTTCAGTGA
- a CDS encoding flavin reductase family protein, which translates to MKKYKKADFGVDKIRRFLEPGPVVLVSSAHADERNIMTMGWHMMLGYDHVGCYIWDRNHSRELIRKSRECVINVPTFELIDAVIGVGNTHGPDVDKFEAFGLTPAEAKKVGAPLIEECYANFECRMVDDSQADTYSLFVFQCVKAHVATSPKYPRTVHYRGDGVFMIAGENKSYRRKFKPEML; encoded by the coding sequence ATGAAGAAGTACAAGAAAGCTGACTTCGGTGTCGACAAGATCCGCCGGTTCCTCGAACCCGGTCCGGTGGTACTCGTCAGCAGCGCCCACGCGGACGAGCGGAACATCATGACGATGGGTTGGCACATGATGCTCGGGTACGACCACGTCGGGTGCTATATCTGGGACCGGAACCACAGCCGGGAACTGATCCGGAAGAGCCGCGAGTGCGTTATCAACGTGCCAACGTTCGAGCTGATCGACGCGGTCATCGGGGTGGGTAACACGCACGGCCCGGACGTGGACAAGTTCGAGGCGTTCGGGCTCACCCCGGCGGAGGCGAAGAAGGTCGGGGCGCCGTTGATCGAAGAGTGCTACGCGAACTTCGAGTGCCGGATGGTTGATGATAGCCAAGCCGACACGTACAGCCTGTTCGTATTCCAGTGCGTGAAGGCCCACGTGGCGACGTCCCCGAAGTACCCGAGGACCGTTCACTATCGCGGTGACGGGGTCTTTATGATCGCGGGCGAGAACAAGAGTTATCGGCGCAAGTTCAAGCCCGAGATGCTGTAG